From the Halalkalicoccus sp. CGA53 genome, one window contains:
- a CDS encoding PLP-dependent cysteine synthase family protein has product MTEKKSRGALAAIGDTPLIDLPALSPDGGATIHAKWEGANPTGSVKDRMALAMVEEARRRGDLRPEQPVVEFTGGSTGSSLALVCSALSHPISVVTADCVAEEKIASMRALGAELHVIETPERAPYDGLFDDLRDRAEEIESEQGAYFTDQFENPDQLAGYEALGREILEDCPDVTEFVMTVGTAGCAMGTARALRAEREVRVTLVEPEESPVISEERTGSHDVQGTAIVGSPPLLDPDLFDRVVTVPASEGSHWACELAAQEGLLAGTSTGMNLAAARHVAAERDGDEHVVTIACDTGLKYLSEGLYEGLSGPTFCLC; this is encoded by the coding sequence ATGACCGAGAAGAAGTCTCGTGGAGCACTCGCCGCCATCGGGGACACCCCCCTGATCGATCTCCCAGCGCTCTCGCCCGACGGGGGCGCGACGATCCACGCGAAGTGGGAGGGGGCGAACCCGACCGGCAGCGTGAAGGACCGGATGGCGCTCGCGATGGTTGAGGAGGCGAGGCGACGCGGCGATTTACGACCTGAACAACCGGTCGTCGAGTTCACCGGTGGTTCCACGGGGTCGAGCCTCGCGCTCGTCTGCTCCGCGCTCTCCCACCCGATCTCGGTGGTGACCGCCGACTGCGTCGCCGAGGAGAAGATCGCCTCGATGCGCGCGCTCGGCGCCGAACTCCACGTGATCGAGACGCCCGAGAGAGCGCCCTACGACGGCCTCTTCGACGACCTGCGCGACCGGGCGGAGGAGATCGAATCGGAGCAGGGCGCCTACTTCACCGACCAGTTCGAGAACCCGGATCAGCTCGCGGGCTACGAGGCCCTCGGCCGGGAGATCCTCGAGGACTGCCCCGACGTGACCGAGTTCGTGATGACCGTCGGCACCGCCGGCTGCGCGATGGGGACCGCCCGGGCGCTGCGCGCCGAACGGGAGGTTCGGGTGACGCTCGTCGAGCCCGAAGAATCGCCGGTGATCTCGGAGGAGCGGACCGGGAGTCACGACGTTCAAGGAACTGCTATCGTCGGCTCGCCTCCACTGCTCGACCCCGACCTGTTCGACCGGGTCGTGACGGTTCCCGCCTCGGAGGGCTCGCACTGGGCGTGCGAACTCGCCGCACAGGAGGGTCTGCTCGCGGGAACGAGCACCGGGATGAACCTCGCGGCCGCCCGGCACGTCGCCGCCGAGCGCGACGGGGACGAACACGTCGTGACGATCGCGTGCGACACGGGCCTGAAGTACCTCTCGGAGGGGCTCTACGAGGGGCTCTCCGGGCCGACGTTCTGTCTCTGCTGA
- a CDS encoding phosphoglycerate kinase, with amino-acid sequence MFRTLDDLEPGQRVLVRLDLNSPVEGEEVQDNRRFSRHAGTVSELLADDHAVAILAHQGRPGRDTFVPLEQHAAILSEHVGHDVGYVPDTHGDEAIEAIRALEGGEALLLENVRMVEDELRDLSPEEHAESDLVTDLAPEFDAYVNDAYSAAHRGHASLVGFPRVLPAYAGRVMEAEYEANTAIRTREFDGHVAMVLGGTKADDLIDVMERAERVDTFLLGGIVGELFLRASGAHVGYDVEGSDLFDEQWAESEGTIRDLLARYGDRIVLPVDLAYEDEEGGRSEVFVADAEKSSQYLDVGRETVSEYAEVIAGSDAAFVKGALGVFEDERFSDGTVGVLESIAGTECFSVVGGGDTSRAIGMYGLNEEEFSHVSIAGGAYARALTGEPLVAIEALER; translated from the coding sequence ATGTTCAGGACCCTCGACGACCTGGAGCCCGGCCAGCGCGTGCTCGTCCGTCTCGACCTCAACTCACCCGTGGAGGGGGAGGAGGTACAGGACAACCGCCGGTTCTCGCGTCACGCGGGGACGGTCTCCGAACTCCTCGCCGACGATCACGCGGTCGCGATTCTCGCCCACCAGGGCCGTCCGGGACGGGACACGTTCGTCCCGCTCGAGCAGCACGCTGCGATTCTCTCGGAACACGTCGGGCACGACGTCGGCTACGTCCCCGACACCCACGGCGATGAGGCGATCGAGGCGATCCGCGCCCTGGAGGGCGGCGAGGCGCTCCTCTTAGAGAACGTCCGGATGGTCGAGGACGAACTCAGGGACCTGAGTCCGGAAGAACACGCCGAGAGCGATCTGGTGACCGACCTGGCACCGGAGTTCGACGCGTACGTCAACGACGCCTACTCCGCCGCCCACAGGGGTCACGCATCGCTCGTCGGCTTCCCACGGGTGCTGCCCGCCTACGCCGGGCGGGTAATGGAGGCGGAGTACGAGGCGAACACCGCGATCCGGACCCGGGAGTTCGACGGCCACGTCGCGATGGTCCTAGGAGGGACGAAGGCCGACGACCTGATCGACGTGATGGAGCGGGCCGAGAGGGTCGACACGTTCCTCCTGGGTGGGATCGTCGGGGAACTCTTCTTGCGCGCGAGCGGCGCACACGTCGGCTACGACGTCGAGGGGAGCGATCTCTTCGACGAGCAGTGGGCAGAGAGCGAGGGGACGATCCGCGACCTGCTCGCCCGGTACGGCGACCGGATCGTCCTCCCGGTCGACCTCGCCTACGAGGACGAGGAGGGCGGCCGGAGCGAGGTGTTCGTCGCCGACGCGGAGAAGAGCTCTCAGTACCTCGACGTCGGGCGAGAGACCGTCTCGGAGTACGCCGAGGTGATAGCGGGTTCGGATGCCGCGTTCGTGAAAGGCGCGCTCGGTGTCTTCGAGGACGAGCGGTTCAGTGACGGAACCGTCGGCGTGCTCGAATCGATCGCCGGTACCGAGTGTTTCTCCGTCGTCGGCGGGGGCGACACCTCGCGAGCGATCGGAATGTACGGGCTGAACGAGGAGGAGTTCTCGCACGTCTCGATCGCGGGCGGCGCCTACGCGAGGGCGCTCACGGGCGAACCGCTCGTTGCGATCGAGGCGCTAGAGCGGTAG
- a CDS encoding calcium/sodium antiporter, producing the protein MILDVGIPLAILVGTVIGLWIGARLFVDNAVDLARRFEISELIVGLTIVAVGTSLPELVVTVDAVLAGADDVAVGNVVGSNLYNLAFVLGVVVLSGSVAIPRSLARRDGVVLFVATALGALVLLDLHLARFEGALLLLALVAYLTVLARADSESGTGELGTEDPGTASDRGRLRPLVLLGLGLALVIASGHLLVEVAVDLARTVGVSEWAIGSTVVAAGTSTPEFAVSVVALWGGRPGVSVGNLLGSNVFNVLGVLGFAGVVGPVSVDPSALADLGWLLVVTGFVTVSLWTGHRLSRTEGGLLVASELLRWALDLLR; encoded by the coding sequence ATGATCCTCGACGTGGGTATCCCCCTCGCGATACTGGTCGGCACAGTGATCGGGCTCTGGATCGGCGCCCGCCTCTTCGTCGATAATGCCGTCGACCTCGCCCGCCGGTTCGAGATCTCGGAGCTGATCGTCGGGTTGACGATCGTCGCGGTCGGGACCTCGCTGCCCGAACTCGTCGTCACCGTCGACGCCGTTCTCGCCGGCGCGGACGACGTCGCGGTTGGCAATGTGGTTGGATCGAACCTCTACAACCTCGCGTTCGTTCTCGGGGTGGTCGTACTGTCCGGGAGCGTCGCTATACCGAGGTCGCTCGCCCGGCGAGACGGCGTCGTTCTGTTCGTCGCGACAGCCCTCGGTGCCCTCGTCCTTCTGGACCTCCACCTCGCTCGGTTCGAGGGGGCGCTGTTACTGCTCGCGCTGGTAGCGTATCTGACCGTGCTCGCGCGAGCGGACTCGGAGTCTGGAACCGGCGAACTGGGGACGGAGGATCCGGGAACCGCGAGCGACCGGGGTCGACTCCGCCCCCTCGTCCTGCTCGGTCTCGGGTTGGCGCTCGTCATCGCGAGCGGTCATCTGCTGGTCGAGGTGGCGGTCGACCTCGCGCGAACCGTCGGCGTCTCCGAGTGGGCGATCGGATCGACGGTCGTCGCCGCGGGCACCTCGACTCCCGAATTTGCAGTCTCGGTCGTCGCGCTCTGGGGCGGTCGTCCCGGAGTTTCCGTCGGGAACCTGCTCGGGAGCAACGTCTTCAACGTACTAGGTGTCCTCGGTTTCGCCGGCGTCGTCGGGCCCGTATCGGTCGACCCGAGTGCCCTCGCCGACCTCGGTTGGCTCCTCGTCGTCACTGGATTCGTCACCGTCTCGCTCTGGACCGGCCACCGACTCTCGCGCACTGAAGGAGGGCTGCTCGTCGCCTCGGAACTGCTCCGCTGGGCGCTCGATCTCTTGCGGTGA
- a CDS encoding prolipoprotein diacylglyceryl transferase — MTRSGKETEPSEQPESATAGSGGWLREIVEAPADPGAAVYEVSVRGPHAATLDVEGVLAEVAKPVELLGTAVSERGDELTAVLATGVDPVTIGELFGSAGVVESLDVEDVTAAVAGESEVSQEKADEPTPSRSPSLPDLNAAIAAEETDDPDRIDYDYRETSPPDPDPTSLDELLDAMADPEPDPGVEYLLSELRADHDTLVRRVEATERLSRLTVEATLDALAERDDRVEALAERVDALEARLGSADDPTPPEADR, encoded by the coding sequence ATGACACGGAGCGGGAAGGAGACGGAACCGAGCGAGCAACCCGAATCGGCGACCGCGGGCTCCGGCGGCTGGCTTCGAGAGATCGTCGAGGCTCCAGCCGATCCCGGTGCGGCCGTCTACGAGGTCAGCGTCCGTGGTCCGCACGCCGCGACGCTCGATGTCGAGGGCGTCCTCGCCGAGGTAGCGAAACCGGTCGAACTCCTCGGTACCGCCGTCAGCGAGCGCGGCGACGAACTCACGGCGGTGCTCGCCACCGGCGTCGACCCGGTCACGATCGGCGAACTGTTCGGCTCGGCCGGCGTCGTCGAGTCGCTCGACGTCGAGGACGTGACCGCGGCCGTGGCCGGAGAGTCGGAGGTCAGCCAGGAGAAAGCCGACGAACCCACACCGTCGCGTTCCCCGTCGCTCCCGGACCTGAACGCGGCGATCGCTGCCGAGGAGACCGACGACCCCGACCGGATCGACTACGACTACCGCGAGACCTCACCGCCCGACCCCGATCCGACGAGTCTCGACGAACTCCTCGACGCGATGGCCGATCCGGAGCCCGATCCCGGCGTCGAGTACCTCCTCTCGGAGCTCCGTGCGGACCACGACACGCTCGTACGGCGCGTCGAGGCGACCGAACGGCTCTCCCGGCTGACCGTGGAGGCGACACTCGACGCGCTGGCCGAACGCGACGACCGGGTCGAGGCGCTGGCCGAGCGCGTCGACGCGCTCGAAGCCCGTCTCGGGAGTGCGGACGACCCGACACCGCCCGAAGCCGACCGGTAG
- a CDS encoding aminopeptidase yields the protein MSLRSAAETAVGQCMDLSPNERCVIVTDDRRKEIGEALYEVASEVTDESVIVRYPPGPQHGAEPPEPVTAAMAEADVVLCPTSKSLSHTRARTRANDAGARVATLPGITEEVFLSGLDADYERIAAECERIVERVSTASEVRVTSPQGTDITFGIGEREWLSDTGIVHEPGQMSNLPAGEVFVSPETASGTYVVDGTMRPHGLLEPGQEITIEVEDGFATHISDPAVRAGFEEAAESVGRDAYNLAELGIGTNVAVTDLVGSVLLDEKAGGTVHIALGDDAGIGGDTEAPIHQDGVLREPTVYADGEVVDLP from the coding sequence ATGAGTCTCAGATCGGCGGCCGAGACCGCCGTCGGCCAGTGTATGGACCTCTCGCCGAACGAGCGCTGCGTGATCGTCACCGACGATCGGAGGAAAGAGATCGGCGAGGCGCTCTACGAGGTTGCAAGCGAGGTCACCGACGAGTCCGTGATCGTCCGGTACCCGCCGGGGCCACAGCACGGCGCCGAACCGCCGGAACCGGTGACCGCCGCGATGGCCGAGGCGGACGTCGTGCTCTGTCCGACCTCGAAGAGCCTGAGCCACACTCGCGCTCGGACCCGCGCGAACGACGCCGGCGCCCGCGTCGCCACCCTCCCGGGGATCACCGAGGAGGTCTTTCTTTCGGGCCTGGACGCCGACTACGAGCGGATCGCCGCCGAGTGCGAGCGGATCGTCGAACGGGTCTCCACCGCTTCGGAGGTCCGCGTCACCTCGCCCCAGGGGACCGACATCACGTTCGGGATCGGCGAGCGCGAGTGGCTCTCCGATACCGGCATCGTCCACGAACCCGGCCAGATGTCGAACTTGCCCGCTGGAGAGGTGTTCGTCAGCCCCGAGACCGCATCGGGAACCTACGTCGTCGACGGGACGATGCGCCCGCACGGCCTGCTCGAACCGGGCCAGGAGATCACGATCGAGGTCGAAGACGGGTTCGCCACCCACATCTCGGACCCGGCGGTGCGTGCGGGCTTCGAGGAGGCGGCAGAGTCCGTGGGGAGAGACGCGTACAACCTCGCGGAACTCGGCATCGGGACGAACGTCGCCGTGACGGATCTCGTCGGGAGCGTACTGCTCGACGAGAAGGCGGGGGGAACCGTCCACATCGCGCTCGGCGACGACGCCGGGATCGGCGGCGACACGGAGGCGCCGATCCACCAGGACGGCGTGTTGCGCGAGCCGACGGTGTATGCGGACGGGGAGGTCGTAGACCTCCCATAA
- a CDS encoding efflux RND transporter permease subunit produces MRSPEPIRRVNDLIDGRPGTVVVAFLLVTVVAFGGVGLVTQDAGADQFTEDIEAAEAQERMEEDFQSSPFAEGGGQLVVYFNEENALSREALLRQLETLDRLEGHDALRIDTATGPAIQVALALDPEAGGFDERYEAIEGATGPELREVIREAGVEGSVGTDFNPTAGSSRTAVTTASIDLPPQADSSDAATFEYRAVEVIEDVEGNAVNENVYVFGQGILETEILALLTDTAILVFPASILLILLFLAVAYRDPVDLVLGLSALVMTMVWTFGFMGVTGITFSDFIVPIIPLLLAVGIDFGIHVINRYREERLSGSGIGPAMRITTDQLMVAFFIVALTTVFSFLANLTSELGALRDFGIVASAGMVFTFLIFGIFLPAAKVKADRLRDGTRFPEFGTTPLGREGSRLSRVLSVGVVIGRVAPAVVLVVALVGAGAVGIYGTGVDTEFSEEAFFPDEDRVEAYQALPGPLAPTDYTFVETLRILTEELEEGFVPDVVVYAEGRMDESYTLAELDRMKERPPEAIATEDGRAEAESLVTVIDAAAEEDEAFAEVVRENDGSGDGIPDRNLEEVYDALAETDRGGEAENYLAEDRRSTRVIFTLEPDAGETEVTQGAQRIADRSHLDAAPTGDAVVNSAVSDLVFDSAIESLAIAFVLTALLLVASYAVLEGRPVFGLLNLVPVLVAVALLAGTMRYLGIPLTAFNAPIFTVAIGLGVDYTVHFMHRFTDEFNESADLQEALATTVWGTGGALTGSMLTTVLGIGVLYLAVIPFIGEFGVVIALGVLYAYLGSILVLPAAIGAWYALSQRLGLPFV; encoded by the coding sequence GTGAGGTCGCCCGAGCCGATCCGCCGGGTCAACGACCTGATCGACGGCCGGCCCGGGACGGTCGTGGTCGCGTTCCTCCTCGTCACCGTCGTCGCGTTCGGCGGGGTCGGTCTCGTCACTCAGGACGCGGGAGCGGACCAGTTCACGGAGGACATCGAGGCCGCCGAGGCCCAGGAGCGGATGGAGGAGGACTTCCAGTCGAGCCCGTTCGCCGAGGGCGGCGGCCAGCTCGTCGTCTACTTCAACGAGGAGAACGCGCTCTCCCGCGAGGCGCTCCTGAGACAGCTGGAGACGCTCGACCGGCTGGAGGGTCACGACGCGCTCCGGATCGACACCGCGACCGGACCGGCGATACAGGTCGCACTCGCCCTCGATCCCGAGGCGGGAGGGTTCGACGAGCGCTACGAGGCGATCGAGGGAGCGACCGGGCCCGAGCTGCGAGAAGTGATCCGCGAGGCGGGTGTGGAGGGCTCCGTCGGCACCGACTTCAACCCGACGGCGGGCTCGTCTCGGACGGCGGTGACGACCGCCTCGATCGACCTCCCGCCGCAGGCGGACTCGAGCGACGCCGCGACGTTCGAGTACCGCGCCGTCGAGGTGATCGAGGACGTCGAGGGCAACGCCGTCAACGAGAACGTCTACGTCTTCGGCCAGGGTATCCTCGAGACCGAGATCCTCGCGTTGCTCACCGACACCGCGATCCTCGTCTTCCCCGCCTCGATCCTCCTGATCCTCCTCTTTCTCGCCGTCGCCTATCGCGATCCGGTGGATCTCGTCCTCGGCCTCTCGGCGCTGGTGATGACGATGGTCTGGACGTTCGGTTTCATGGGCGTTACGGGCATCACCTTCTCCGACTTCATCGTCCCGATCATTCCGCTCTTGCTCGCGGTCGGTATCGACTTCGGCATCCACGTCATCAACCGGTATCGAGAGGAGCGTCTCTCGGGCAGCGGGATCGGTCCCGCGATGAGGATCACGACGGATCAGCTGATGGTCGCCTTCTTCATCGTCGCGCTCACGACCGTCTTCTCCTTTCTCGCGAACCTGACGAGCGAACTCGGCGCGCTCCGGGACTTCGGGATCGTCGCGAGCGCGGGGATGGTCTTCACGTTCCTCATCTTCGGGATCTTCCTCCCGGCGGCGAAGGTGAAAGCCGACCGTCTCCGCGACGGGACCCGCTTCCCCGAGTTCGGCACGACCCCGCTCGGCCGCGAGGGCTCGCGGTTGAGCCGCGTGCTCTCCGTCGGGGTGGTGATCGGTCGGGTCGCACCCGCCGTCGTCCTGGTCGTCGCGCTCGTCGGCGCCGGTGCGGTAGGGATCTACGGCACCGGCGTCGACACGGAGTTCTCCGAGGAGGCCTTCTTCCCGGACGAGGATCGCGTCGAGGCCTACCAGGCGCTCCCGGGACCGCTCGCGCCGACCGACTACACGTTCGTCGAGACGCTGCGGATCCTCACTGAAGAGTTAGAGGAGGGGTTCGTCCCGGACGTGGTCGTCTACGCGGAGGGGCGGATGGACGAGAGCTACACGCTCGCCGAACTCGACCGGATGAAAGAGCGTCCGCCCGAGGCCATCGCGACCGAGGACGGGCGCGCCGAGGCGGAGAGTCTCGTCACCGTGATCGACGCCGCTGCCGAGGAGGACGAGGCGTTCGCGGAGGTCGTGCGAGAGAACGACGGGAGCGGCGACGGCATCCCGGACAGGAACCTGGAGGAGGTCTACGACGCGCTCGCGGAGACCGACCGTGGGGGAGAGGCCGAGAACTACCTCGCGGAGGACCGCCGGTCGACGCGGGTGATCTTCACGCTCGAACCCGACGCCGGGGAGACCGAGGTGACCCAGGGCGCCCAGCGGATCGCCGACCGGAGCCACCTCGACGCCGCGCCGACCGGCGACGCCGTGGTGAACAGCGCCGTCTCGGACCTCGTCTTCGACTCGGCCATCGAGAGCCTCGCTATCGCGTTCGTCCTCACCGCCCTCCTGCTCGTCGCGAGCTACGCCGTCCTGGAGGGTCGACCCGTGTTCGGCCTCCTGAACCTCGTTCCGGTCCTGGTCGCGGTCGCGTTGCTCGCGGGGACGATGCGGTATCTCGGCATTCCCCTCACCGCGTTCAACGCGCCGATCTTCACCGTCGCGATCGGTCTCGGGGTCGACTACACCGTCCACTTCATGCACCGCTTTACCGACGAGTTCAACGAGAGCGCCGATCTCCAGGAGGCGCTCGCGACGACCGTCTGGGGGACCGGCGGCGCACTCACCGGGTCTATGCTCACGACGGTGCTCGGGATCGGCGTCCTCTACCTCGCGGTGATCCCGTTCATCGGGGAGTTCGGCGTCGTTATCGCCCTCGGGGTGCTCTACGCCTACCTGGGCTCCATCCTCGTCCTCCCAGCGGCGATCGGCGCGTGGTACGCGCTGAGCCAGCGCCTCGGCCTCCCGTTCGTCTGA
- a CDS encoding competence/damage-inducible protein A, protein MQVAILTVGDEVLAGDIANTNAQWLASRITGGGSRVARILTVPDDRALIADTVSEWSAAFDAVILTGGLGGTHDDVTADALADAFGRELEVSPAVRRDVIETAAAYREANPERVEAYDLEIDVDAWAALPAGCRPLINPEGLCPGCVLENVYAFPGVPGEMRALYDLVAVEFAGEAVTRTLYTPQPEGSMVEAVSEVRERFDVTVGSYPSTETENRVKLTGENEETVEEAARWLSNRIEVVRRE, encoded by the coding sequence ATGCAGGTCGCCATCCTCACCGTCGGTGACGAGGTGCTCGCGGGGGACATCGCGAACACGAACGCACAGTGGCTCGCGAGCCGGATCACCGGGGGCGGGTCGCGGGTCGCCCGCATCCTCACCGTTCCGGACGACCGGGCGCTCATCGCGGACACCGTCAGCGAGTGGTCGGCGGCGTTCGACGCGGTGATCCTCACGGGGGGCCTCGGCGGGACCCACGACGACGTCACGGCCGACGCGCTCGCCGACGCCTTCGGCCGCGAGCTCGAGGTCTCCCCGGCGGTGCGCAGGGACGTGATCGAGACCGCGGCGGCCTACCGCGAGGCGAACCCCGAACGAGTCGAGGCTTACGACCTGGAGATCGACGTCGACGCCTGGGCGGCGCTCCCGGCGGGCTGTCGCCCGCTCATCAACCCCGAGGGTCTCTGTCCCGGCTGCGTGCTGGAAAACGTCTACGCCTTCCCCGGGGTGCCGGGGGAGATGCGGGCGCTCTACGACCTGGTCGCGGTCGAGTTCGCGGGCGAGGCGGTGACACGCACCCTCTACACCCCGCAGCCAGAAGGGTCGATGGTCGAGGCGGTGAGCGAGGTGAGAGAGCGCTTCGACGTGACCGTCGGGAGCTACCCGAGCACCGAGACCGAGAACCGGGTGAAGCTGACCGGGGAGAACGAGGAGACCGTCGAGGAGGCCGCCCGGTGGCTCTCGAATCGGATCGAGGTCGTCCGGCGGGAGTAG
- a CDS encoding HVO_0476 family zinc finger protein, giving the protein MTNEIETGERVAVACPSCSPAVETVHEVLRPGGQATVRCSDCDHVHKTRIEPEREVPLEVIVSQDGDSRRESVETPADETVAVGDEFVLETEEAIHLVRVTSVELEGDRRVEAAPAEEVRAVWTRAVDNVSVNVTVHPNDGRRDKSRSVTTYVPGDHEFTVGETEEAEDEEFRIVGIHLRDDVSGYHHTKLDHTGDSVPAKDVKRLYGEDVSSSAWSAW; this is encoded by the coding sequence ATGACCAACGAGATCGAGACGGGCGAGCGCGTCGCCGTCGCCTGTCCCTCCTGTTCGCCCGCCGTGGAGACGGTCCACGAGGTGCTCAGGCCGGGCGGCCAGGCGACCGTACGCTGCAGCGACTGTGACCACGTCCACAAGACGCGGATCGAACCCGAGCGCGAGGTCCCCCTGGAGGTGATCGTCTCGCAGGACGGCGACTCCCGGCGCGAGTCCGTCGAGACGCCCGCCGACGAGACGGTCGCGGTCGGCGACGAGTTCGTCCTCGAGACCGAGGAGGCGATCCACCTCGTGCGGGTGACGAGCGTCGAACTCGAGGGGGACAGGCGGGTCGAGGCCGCCCCGGCCGAGGAGGTCCGGGCGGTCTGGACGCGCGCGGTCGACAACGTCTCGGTGAACGTCACGGTCCACCCGAACGACGGACGGCGGGACAAGAGCAGGAGCGTGACGACGTACGTCCCGGGCGACCACGAGTTCACCGTCGGCGAGACCGAGGAGGCCGAGGACGAGGAGTTCCGGATCGTCGGCATCCACCTCCGGGACGACGTCTCGGGGTATCACCACACGAAACTCGACCACACGGGCGACTCGGTTCCCGCGAAGGACGTCAAACGGCTC